A genomic stretch from Haloferax sp. Atlit-12N includes:
- a CDS encoding peptidase, translating into MAPVTFAGALVGVSLLGAGWSRLSAGRLERRDASVQRFRQRVRSNWLYAAILFVGVVWWTNADRALLAAVGLQTDWPWAVLGWALIGVGAAVVATVSYMGAFPVARRVRDADMGAGAAAAKMFRYQLFIAALVFCVVTVLQVEFRVLETSGLLTLLAFAAAAYVFSAPLVGVSQTTTVPDDATRERLDRLCDRAGLSVARVRLLDGGGHRSDHLVRGPIGRKTLFLTDSLLDRYDDETVSALLAVDAARAARYVYGLRLFTVTAVGAFVFWGVTWSPFGFALSFLVFAGIGVILLVTGEYASKRLIYRADEAAAERVGHAAVADALDATADEVDTGRAGSRLSFEPSLASRIERLRDGTGADETDA; encoded by the coding sequence ATGGCTCCCGTCACGTTCGCCGGCGCGCTCGTCGGCGTCTCCCTCCTCGGTGCCGGCTGGTCCCGGCTCAGCGCCGGCCGTCTCGAACGCCGAGACGCGTCGGTCCAGCGGTTCAGACAGCGAGTGCGAAGCAACTGGCTCTACGCCGCCATCCTGTTCGTCGGCGTCGTCTGGTGGACGAACGCGGACCGGGCGCTCCTCGCGGCCGTCGGCCTCCAGACCGACTGGCCGTGGGCGGTTCTCGGCTGGGCGCTCATCGGCGTCGGTGCCGCGGTCGTGGCGACCGTCTCGTACATGGGCGCGTTCCCGGTGGCGAGGCGCGTGCGAGACGCCGATATGGGCGCGGGAGCGGCGGCCGCGAAGATGTTCCGCTATCAGCTCTTCATCGCGGCGCTCGTCTTCTGCGTGGTGACCGTGTTACAAGTCGAATTCCGGGTCTTGGAGACCAGCGGCCTGCTCACCCTGCTCGCGTTCGCAGCCGCCGCATACGTCTTTTCGGCACCGCTCGTGGGCGTCTCGCAGACGACGACGGTCCCCGACGACGCGACGCGCGAGCGCCTCGACCGCCTGTGCGACCGCGCCGGTCTCTCGGTCGCTCGGGTTCGCCTCCTCGACGGCGGCGGCCACCGCTCGGACCATCTCGTTCGCGGTCCAATCGGTCGAAAAACGCTCTTTCTCACCGACTCGCTGCTCGACCGCTACGACGACGAGACGGTCTCGGCGCTCCTCGCGGTCGACGCCGCGCGGGCCGCTCGGTACGTCTACGGGCTTCGGCTGTTCACCGTGACCGCGGTCGGCGCGTTTGTCTTCTGGGGCGTCACGTGGTCGCCGTTTGGGTTCGCCCTGTCGTTCTTGGTCTTCGCCGGAATCGGCGTGATACTCCTCGTGACCGGCGAGTACGCGAGCAAGCGGCTCATCTATCGGGCCGACGAGGCGGCGGCAGAACGGGTCGGTCACGCGGCCGTCGCCGACGCGCTCGACGCGACCGCCGACGAGGTCGATACCGGCCGCGCGGGGTCGCGTCTCTCGTTCGAGCCGTCGCTGGCGTCGCGCATCGAACGACTCCGAGACGGCACCGGGGCGGACGAGACGGACGCGTAG
- the hisG gene encoding ATP phosphoribosyltransferase → MRIAVPNKGRLHEPTIELLERAGLHLDNGAERKLYAGTVDPDVTVLFARAADIPEYVRDGAAEVGVTGLDQVRESGHELEDLLDLEYGKCRLVLAAPEDGDIETVEDVSGKVVATEFPHIARTYFEEEGIDAEVVEVTGATELTPHVEMADAIIDITSTGTTLRVNRLAVIDEVLSSSVRLFARPDVVDDPKVQQLLMALESVRSAEGKRYLMMNAPREKLDEVKEVIPGLGGPTVMDVAGDSTVAVHAVVNERDVFEVVSDLKNVGASGILVTEIERLVE, encoded by the coding sequence ATGCGAATCGCCGTGCCCAACAAGGGCCGCCTGCACGAACCGACGATAGAACTCCTGGAGCGTGCGGGACTGCACCTCGACAACGGTGCCGAACGCAAACTCTACGCCGGGACCGTCGACCCCGACGTGACCGTGCTGTTCGCCCGCGCCGCCGACATCCCCGAGTACGTCCGCGACGGGGCTGCCGAGGTCGGCGTCACGGGCCTCGACCAGGTCCGCGAGTCGGGCCACGAACTCGAAGACCTGCTCGATTTGGAGTACGGCAAGTGTCGGCTCGTCCTCGCCGCTCCCGAGGACGGCGACATCGAGACCGTCGAAGACGTGTCGGGCAAGGTCGTCGCCACCGAGTTCCCGCACATCGCGCGGACCTACTTCGAGGAGGAGGGCATCGACGCCGAGGTCGTCGAGGTTACGGGCGCGACCGAACTGACGCCGCACGTCGAGATGGCCGACGCCATCATCGACATCACCTCGACCGGGACGACCCTGCGGGTGAACCGCCTCGCGGTCATCGACGAGGTGCTGTCGTCGTCGGTCCGACTGTTCGCCCGCCCCGACGTGGTCGACGACCCGAAGGTCCAGCAGTTGCTCATGGCGCTCGAATCCGTCCGCTCCGCGGAGGGCAAGCGCTACCTGATGATGAACGCGCCGCGCGAGAAACTCGACGAGGTGAAAGAGGTCATCCCCGGCCTCGGCGGGCCGACCGTGATGGACGTCGCCGGCGACTCGACGGTCGCCGTCCACGCCGTCGTGAACGAACGCGACGTGTTCGAGGTCGTCAGCGACCTGAAGAACGTCGGCGCGAGCGGCATTCTCGTCACCGAAATCGAGCGGTTAGTCGAGTAA
- a CDS encoding CPBP family intramembrane glutamic endopeptidase produces MPAAAEPPVVSPRRLLWNDMERRPRAPIRLLATPVVFVLVSLVVAVSLSAALGGLAESSRLVALVVSLVSVGASGLAALVVGRYVDRRTVADLGLRFDREWAVDLAFGLALGTGLMTAIFVVGVAADWIAVSPAPLGVDRLLGVGSLLAFFVVVGIAEELLLRGIVLTDVAEGLRWRFGPDVAVAGGLAVSSAVFGVAHYANPNAGFASTTSITLAGVMLGLGYALTGDLAIPTGIHISWNFVQGGVFGFAVSGLDFGTSLVETTERGPDVITGGAFGPEAGLLGIGAIVLGAVCIAAYVRACRGDLGFDPSVTVPDLRWKN; encoded by the coding sequence ATGCCCGCGGCCGCTGAACCACCCGTCGTGTCTCCCCGTCGCCTCCTCTGGAACGACATGGAACGCCGGCCGCGAGCCCCGATTCGGCTGCTCGCGACGCCCGTCGTCTTCGTCCTCGTCTCGCTCGTGGTCGCCGTCTCACTCTCGGCCGCCCTCGGCGGTCTCGCCGAATCCAGTCGACTCGTCGCGCTCGTGGTCTCGCTCGTCTCTGTCGGAGCGAGCGGGCTCGCCGCCCTCGTCGTCGGGCGGTACGTCGACCGGCGGACCGTCGCGGACCTCGGTCTCCGGTTCGACCGCGAGTGGGCGGTCGACCTCGCGTTCGGACTCGCGCTCGGAACGGGGCTGATGACCGCTATCTTCGTCGTCGGCGTCGCCGCCGACTGGATTGCAGTCTCCCCCGCCCCGCTCGGCGTCGACCGACTGCTCGGCGTCGGCTCGCTCCTGGCGTTCTTCGTCGTCGTCGGCATCGCGGAGGAACTCCTGCTCCGGGGCATCGTCCTCACCGACGTCGCCGAGGGGCTTCGCTGGCGGTTCGGCCCGGACGTAGCGGTCGCCGGCGGCCTCGCGGTCTCGTCGGCGGTGTTCGGCGTCGCCCACTACGCCAACCCGAACGCGGGGTTCGCCAGCACGACCAGCATCACGCTCGCGGGCGTCATGCTCGGCCTCGGCTACGCGCTCACCGGCGACCTCGCCATCCCGACGGGAATCCACATCTCGTGGAACTTCGTGCAGGGCGGCGTCTTCGGCTTCGCGGTCAGCGGCCTCGACTTCGGCACGTCGCTCGTCGAGACGACCGAGCGGGGCCCCGACGTGATTACCGGCGGTGCGTTCGGCCCCGAGGCCGGCCTGCTCGGCATCGGCGCGATAGTGCTCGGCGCGGTCTGTATCGCGGCCTACGTCCGGGCGTGTCGCGGCGACCTCGGGTTCGACCCGTCGGTCACGGTGCCGGACCTGCGCTGGAAGAACTGA
- a CDS encoding TATA-box-binding protein: MTDPKDTINIENVVASTGIGQELDLQSVAMDLEGADYDPEQFPGLVYRTQEPKSAALIFRSGKIVCTGAKSTADVHESLEIVFDKLRELQIPVDDDPEITVQNIVTSADLGENLNLNAIAIGLGLENIEYEPEQFPGLVYRLDEPSVVALLFGSGKLVITGGKKPEDAEAAVDVIISRLSELGLLNGSF; this comes from the coding sequence ATGACCGACCCCAAGGACACAATCAACATCGAAAACGTCGTCGCCTCCACGGGAATCGGCCAAGAGCTCGACCTCCAGAGCGTGGCGATGGACCTCGAGGGCGCCGATTACGACCCCGAGCAGTTCCCGGGACTCGTCTACCGAACCCAAGAGCCGAAGTCCGCGGCGCTCATCTTCCGGTCCGGAAAAATAGTCTGCACCGGCGCGAAGTCGACCGCCGACGTACACGAGAGCCTCGAAATCGTCTTCGACAAGCTCCGAGAGCTTCAGATTCCGGTCGACGACGACCCCGAAATCACCGTTCAGAACATCGTCACGAGCGCGGACCTCGGCGAGAACCTGAACCTCAACGCCATCGCCATCGGCCTCGGTCTCGAAAACATCGAGTACGAGCCCGAACAGTTCCCGGGACTCGTCTATCGCCTCGACGAACCGAGCGTCGTCGCCCTTCTCTTCGGGTCGGGCAAACTCGTCATCACGGGCGGGAAGAAGCCGGAAGACGCCGAAGCGGCGGTCGACGTCATCATCTCGCGCCTCTCCGAACTCGGTCTCCTGAACGGGTCGTTCTAA
- a CDS encoding DUF5658 family protein, translated as MASLDAILWGAAALAYGLGDYVTTVLGVRMAGVQEGNPVVRLISGGDPGPGSFAVLKLVSVALFFAAYWVLRPAVARLAVPISLTLLGAVVTVRNVRIIRRRA; from the coding sequence ATGGCCTCTCTCGACGCCATCCTCTGGGGCGCAGCGGCGCTCGCCTACGGCCTCGGCGACTACGTCACGACCGTCCTCGGTGTCAGGATGGCCGGCGTGCAGGAAGGAAACCCCGTCGTGCGACTCATCTCGGGTGGCGACCCCGGACCCGGCTCGTTCGCGGTGTTAAAACTCGTCTCGGTCGCTCTGTTCTTCGCCGCCTACTGGGTGCTCAGACCGGCGGTCGCGCGCCTCGCAGTTCCCATTTCATTGACATTACTCGGTGCGGTTGTCACCGTCCGGAACGTCCGGATTATTCGTCGTCGCGCGTAA
- a CDS encoding methyltransferase domain-containing protein: MELAGEEDAFAAREAESAATGVTVVAPGLATARGVEPERARRLAYTRRVVELVGRCAPDIEAARAVVAAANLDREGAVAVRARDVRGLTGVSTTDAERELGSALVERGFGVDLDDPDHELRVYFSEDACLVGWTAVEAVRDFADRKPTDRPFFQPGSMAPVDARAFVNMAGAEPGARVLDPMCGTGGVLLEAGLVGADVVGVDAQAKMVGGARENLRHYVGAGDVIHGDATALPLRDDSMDGAVFDAPYGRQSKIARHSLSDLVGGALAEVRRVAPECVMVADRSWTEEAEDAGWEVERVFERRVHRSLVRYVHLLHR, encoded by the coding sequence TTGGAACTCGCCGGCGAGGAAGACGCCTTCGCCGCCCGCGAGGCCGAGTCGGCCGCGACGGGCGTGACGGTCGTCGCCCCCGGCCTCGCCACCGCCCGTGGCGTCGAACCGGAGCGCGCGAGGCGACTCGCCTACACCCGCCGCGTCGTCGAACTGGTCGGGCGCTGCGCCCCCGACATCGAGGCCGCCCGCGCCGTCGTCGCGGCCGCGAACCTCGACCGCGAGGGGGCCGTCGCCGTCCGCGCCCGCGACGTGCGAGGGCTGACGGGTGTCAGCACGACCGACGCCGAGCGCGAACTCGGGTCGGCGCTCGTCGAGCGCGGCTTCGGCGTCGATTTAGACGACCCCGACCACGAGCTTCGGGTCTACTTCTCCGAGGACGCCTGTCTCGTCGGCTGGACCGCCGTCGAGGCCGTCCGCGACTTCGCCGACCGGAAACCGACCGACCGACCGTTCTTCCAGCCCGGGAGCATGGCCCCCGTGGACGCCCGCGCCTTCGTCAACATGGCCGGCGCGGAGCCCGGTGCCCGAGTTTTGGACCCGATGTGCGGCACCGGCGGCGTCCTCCTCGAAGCCGGTCTCGTCGGTGCCGACGTGGTCGGCGTCGACGCCCAGGCGAAGATGGTCGGCGGCGCGCGGGAGAACCTGCGTCACTACGTCGGCGCGGGCGACGTAATCCATGGCGACGCCACCGCGCTCCCCCTCCGCGACGATTCGATGGACGGCGCGGTGTTCGACGCCCCCTACGGCCGGCAGTCGAAAATCGCCCGGCACTCGCTTTCGGACCTCGTCGGCGGCGCGCTGGCGGAGGTCCGCCGGGTCGCCCCGGAGTGCGTGATGGTCGCCGACCGGTCGTGGACAGAAGAGGCCGAGGACGCCGGTTGGGAGGTCGAACGGGTGTTCGAGCGCCGAGTCCACCGGTCGCTGGTGCGGTACGTGCATCTGCTGCATCGGTAG
- a CDS encoding protein sorting system archaetidylserine decarboxylase, translating to MQFAPGYRRFALPAFVGAAVAAVVFPPLGALLLAVGAFVLWFFRDPERSPPDEPGIVSPADGHVSVIRVEDGRVRVGVFMNVTDVHVNRAPVSGAVRTVSHRPGAHKPAFSKDSDRNERVDIELDTDEGDHEVSLIAGAFARRIHSYVAPGDELVRGQKLGHIDFGSRADVLLPPEYGSEDVVVEKGESVRAGETVLAQR from the coding sequence ATGCAGTTCGCACCCGGTTACCGACGGTTCGCGCTCCCCGCCTTCGTCGGCGCGGCGGTCGCGGCGGTCGTCTTCCCGCCTCTCGGAGCGCTGCTCCTCGCAGTCGGCGCGTTCGTCCTCTGGTTCTTCCGCGACCCCGAGCGCTCGCCGCCCGACGAACCGGGAATCGTCTCCCCCGCCGACGGGCACGTCTCCGTGATTCGCGTCGAGGATGGTCGCGTCCGCGTGGGCGTGTTCATGAACGTCACCGACGTGCACGTCAACCGCGCGCCGGTCTCCGGCGCGGTCCGAACCGTCAGCCACCGCCCCGGCGCGCACAAACCGGCGTTCTCGAAGGACTCAGACCGCAACGAGCGCGTCGATATCGAACTCGATACCGACGAAGGCGACCACGAGGTGTCGCTCATCGCCGGCGCGTTCGCCCGCCGGATTCACTCGTACGTCGCGCCCGGCGACGAACTCGTTCGCGGGCAGAAACTCGGCCACATCGACTTCGGCTCCCGGGCCGACGTGCTGTTACCCCCGGAATACGGCTCCGAGGACGTTGTCGTCGAGAAGGGCGAGTCGGTGCGGGCGGGCGAGACGGTTCTGGCGCAGCGATAG
- a CDS encoding AAA family ATPase — protein MDAPLWTETHAPGLEDLPQPEVRDRLRRAVDEPMNLVVQGPPGVGKTAAVRALAHEAHSDPENDLIELNVADFFNRTKKQIRADPRFEQFLDGRSRMAKRDMINRVLKESASYAPMSGEYKTIVLDNAESIREDFQQALRRVMEQHHRTTQFVITTRQPSKLIPPIRSRCFPVPMPAPDDDTLEALLADILDAEGVDYDDGGLQFLTDASNGNVRKAILSAQRTATEADEVTMSTVHAALGDVGFDDELKTLLINAREGDIKDARKTLTTLLDDEGYEGQELLRDILRVADSTPERFADGELARLHELAGQVDLDISTGIDDRLHITHLLTSWGAEVRGEA, from the coding sequence ATGGACGCGCCGCTGTGGACCGAGACGCACGCGCCGGGGCTCGAAGACCTCCCACAGCCGGAGGTCCGCGACCGCCTCCGACGCGCCGTGGACGAACCGATGAACCTCGTCGTGCAGGGCCCGCCGGGCGTCGGCAAGACCGCCGCCGTCCGGGCGCTGGCGCACGAGGCGCATTCGGACCCCGAAAACGACCTCATCGAACTCAACGTCGCGGACTTCTTCAACCGGACGAAAAAGCAGATTCGCGCCGACCCGCGGTTCGAGCAGTTCCTCGACGGCCGCAGTCGCATGGCGAAACGCGACATGATAAACCGCGTGCTCAAGGAGTCGGCCAGCTACGCCCCGATGTCCGGCGAGTACAAGACCATCGTCCTCGACAACGCCGAATCCATCCGCGAGGACTTCCAACAGGCGCTTCGCCGCGTGATGGAACAGCACCACCGGACCACGCAGTTCGTCATCACCACGCGCCAGCCCTCGAAGCTCATCCCGCCGATTCGCTCGCGGTGCTTCCCGGTTCCCATGCCCGCGCCCGACGACGACACCCTCGAAGCCCTCCTCGCCGACATCCTCGACGCCGAGGGCGTCGACTACGACGACGGCGGCCTCCAGTTCCTCACCGACGCCTCCAACGGAAACGTCCGCAAGGCCATCCTCTCGGCCCAGCGGACGGCAACCGAGGCCGACGAGGTCACCATGTCCACGGTCCACGCCGCCCTCGGCGACGTGGGCTTCGACGACGAACTGAAGACGCTCCTCATCAACGCCCGCGAGGGCGACATCAAGGACGCCCGTAAGACCCTCACGACGCTCCTCGACGACGAGGGTTACGAGGGACAGGAACTCCTTCGAGACATCCTCCGCGTCGCCGACTCGACCCCCGAGCGCTTCGCCGACGGCGAACTCGCCCGCCTGCACGAACTCGCGGGGCAGGTCGACCTCGACATCTCGACGGGAATCGACGACCGCCTGCACATCACCCATCTCCTCACGAGTTGGGGAGCCGAAGTCCGCGGCGAGGCATAG
- the rnz gene encoding ribonuclease Z: protein MRATFLGTGGAVPTTARAPSAFLVNRDGERLLFDCGEGTQRQMMRYGTGFGVSHLFVTHLHGDHILGIPGLIQTLDFNDRDDSLAIHGPPGSKRHLEKLVHAGGYQPGFHVSVHEVRPGNVAYRADDYEVRAFDTEHRTASVGYALVEDDRPGRFDREKAEELGVPVGPAFGRLHAGEDVELEDGTVVRSEQVVGDPRPGRTVVYTGDTRPLESTVEVARDADLLVHDATFTDEEAERAKQTAHSTAREAARIARDADVRRFALTHISARYAADPSPLLEQAREVYDGEAFVAEDGQKLEVPYADSDGGGAETGE, encoded by the coding sequence ATGCGCGCGACCTTCCTCGGGACCGGCGGGGCCGTCCCCACCACGGCGCGTGCGCCGAGCGCGTTCCTCGTGAACCGCGACGGCGAGCGCCTGTTGTTCGATTGCGGGGAGGGCACCCAACGCCAGATGATGCGCTACGGGACCGGGTTCGGCGTCAGCCACCTGTTCGTCACCCACCTCCACGGCGACCACATCCTCGGCATCCCCGGCCTGATTCAGACGCTCGACTTCAACGACCGCGACGACTCGCTGGCCATCCACGGCCCGCCGGGGAGCAAGCGTCACCTCGAAAAGCTCGTCCACGCGGGCGGCTACCAGCCCGGCTTCCACGTCTCCGTCCACGAGGTCCGCCCCGGGAACGTCGCCTACCGCGCCGACGACTACGAGGTCCGTGCGTTCGACACCGAACACCGGACCGCCTCCGTCGGCTACGCCCTCGTCGAGGACGACCGCCCCGGCCGGTTCGACCGCGAGAAGGCCGAGGAACTCGGCGTCCCCGTCGGCCCGGCGTTCGGCCGCCTCCACGCCGGTGAGGACGTGGAACTCGAAGACGGGACGGTCGTGCGCTCCGAGCAGGTCGTCGGCGACCCCCGACCCGGGCGAACCGTCGTCTACACCGGCGACACCCGCCCGCTCGAATCGACTGTCGAGGTCGCCCGCGACGCCGACCTGCTCGTCCACGACGCGACGTTCACCGACGAGGAGGCGGAGCGAGCGAAACAGACCGCGCACTCGACCGCCCGCGAGGCCGCCCGAATCGCCCGCGACGCCGACGTTCGGCGGTTCGCGCTGACACACATCTCCGCCCGGTACGCCGCCGACCCGAGCCCGCTTCTCGAACAGGCCCGCGAGGTCTACGACGGCGAGGCGTTCGTCGCCGAAGACGGCCAGAAACTGGAGGTCCCGTACGCCGACAGCGACGGCGGCGGGGCCGAGACCGGCGAGTAG
- a CDS encoding PhzF family phenazine biosynthesis protein: protein MPQNAFHTVDVFATAKYAGNQLAVFEGADALSSEQMAALANEMNYSETTFIEGGSPDEGYDVRIFTPDGEIPFAGHPTLGTAAVLREQFGAGDEVTLNLGVGPISVEVRSDESDSEQYWMTQNAPTFGAELDRETLAEVLSLDTADFDADWPIQVISTGLPAVMIPLRDRDALARSEVFVPAYRSFFDDVGVENLFLFCPDPRDDANDFAARMYAPGHGVAEDPATGSANGCFAGYLARHRYFGDDEIEVTVEQGYEMGRPSHLHLEAEDRGDEVAVRVGGGVEFVSTGRLV, encoded by the coding sequence GTGCCGCAGAACGCCTTCCACACCGTCGACGTGTTCGCCACGGCGAAGTACGCCGGAAACCAACTCGCCGTCTTCGAGGGGGCGGACGCGCTCAGTTCCGAGCAGATGGCCGCGCTCGCCAACGAGATGAACTACTCGGAGACGACGTTCATCGAGGGCGGCTCACCCGACGAGGGCTACGACGTTCGTATCTTCACGCCGGACGGCGAGATTCCGTTCGCCGGACACCCGACGCTCGGGACGGCAGCCGTCCTCCGCGAGCAGTTCGGCGCGGGCGACGAGGTGACGCTGAATCTCGGCGTCGGTCCGATTTCGGTCGAGGTTCGGTCCGACGAAAGCGACAGCGAGCAGTACTGGATGACGCAGAACGCGCCGACGTTCGGCGCGGAACTCGACCGCGAGACGCTCGCAGAGGTGCTGTCGCTCGACACGGCCGACTTCGACGCCGACTGGCCGATACAGGTCATCTCGACCGGCCTCCCGGCGGTGATGATTCCGCTCCGCGACCGCGACGCCCTCGCCCGGAGCGAGGTGTTCGTTCCGGCGTACCGGTCGTTCTTCGACGACGTGGGCGTCGAGAACCTCTTTCTGTTCTGTCCGGACCCCCGCGACGACGCGAACGACTTCGCGGCGCGGATGTACGCGCCCGGCCACGGCGTCGCCGAGGACCCCGCGACCGGGAGCGCGAACGGCTGTTTCGCGGGCTATCTCGCCCGCCACCGCTACTTCGGCGACGACGAAATCGAGGTCACGGTCGAGCAGGGCTACGAGATGGGCCGACCGTCCCACCTCCACCTCGAAGCCGAGGACCGCGGCGACGAGGTGGCGGTCCGCGTCGGCGGAGGCGTCGAGTTCGTCTCGACGGGCAGGCTCGTCTGA
- a CDS encoding prohibitin family protein — protein sequence MSSDIPDPPSVTSRSLTRIALIGVVALLLIAAPIAGLLAWEPVEEGNVKVVKKWGATTGTVFEPGAHFVNPVSQSTSSLSVRPQSYTMSSSTSEGDRRGDDAITVLTEDGLRTDIDVTVRYRIDAGQAVEFYRNYRTLATAEERLIRPSIRSVLRTEAGRLPVTVIYTGEGQTQLKAAAERELAEEFADDGLILEAVQVRNVELPAEYAQAVEQKEITEQRRQQKQDELAVEELEAERKRIEAQGQADANRILAESLSDEVLAQKYIEKLDETDTVYIPVGDGGYPQFVRSLDSDGSSSSSSAGSSSDTTSASSRSSSSSGSENETSN from the coding sequence ATGAGTTCTGATATCCCCGACCCGCCGTCGGTGACCTCCCGGTCGCTGACGCGCATCGCCCTCATCGGTGTCGTTGCCCTCCTCCTTATCGCCGCCCCCATCGCCGGGCTCCTCGCGTGGGAACCCGTCGAAGAAGGGAACGTCAAGGTCGTCAAGAAGTGGGGCGCAACCACCGGTACCGTCTTCGAACCCGGCGCGCACTTCGTCAATCCCGTCTCGCAGTCGACTTCGTCGCTGTCGGTTCGACCGCAGTCGTACACGATGTCGTCGTCGACGAGCGAAGGCGACAGACGGGGTGACGACGCCATCACCGTCCTGACCGAAGACGGTCTCCGGACGGACATCGACGTGACCGTCCGCTACCGCATCGACGCCGGACAGGCGGTCGAGTTCTACCGCAACTACCGGACGCTCGCCACCGCCGAAGAGCGGCTGATTCGCCCGTCGATTCGGTCGGTGCTCCGGACCGAGGCCGGTCGACTGCCCGTCACCGTCATCTACACCGGCGAGGGCCAGACCCAGTTGAAGGCCGCCGCCGAGCGGGAACTCGCCGAGGAGTTCGCCGACGACGGTCTCATCCTCGAAGCGGTGCAGGTCCGCAACGTCGAACTCCCCGCCGAGTACGCGCAGGCGGTCGAACAGAAGGAAATCACCGAACAGCGCCGCCAGCAGAAGCAGGACGAACTCGCCGTCGAGGAACTGGAGGCCGAGCGCAAGCGCATCGAGGCACAGGGGCAGGCGGACGCCAACCGCATCCTCGCGGAGTCGCTGTCCGACGAGGTGTTGGCCCAGAAGTACATCGAGAAACTCGACGAGACGGACACCGTCTACATCCCGGTCGGCGACGGCGGCTACCCGCAGTTCGTCCGGTCGCTCGATAGCGACGGTTCGTCGTCGAGTTCGTCCGCCGGTTCGTCGTCGGACACTACCTCGGCGTCGTCGAGGTCGTCGTCCTCGTCCGGTTCCGAAAACGAGACGAGCAACTGA